Genomic segment of Arachis stenosperma cultivar V10309 chromosome 4, arast.V10309.gnm1.PFL2, whole genome shotgun sequence:
attgttAACAATGATTTACTAACACTGGAGAGAACACCTCTTCATGTAATTGTGAAGAAAAatatgataaagaaaaatatgataaacaaattcaaacatttgttagaaaaagaaaaagtctatactatcaaaaatttgaaaatagaaGATGCAAATGATTTGTATAGAGCAATTAAAGGTACtatgaaatcaaattttttaataacaactATTGTGAAAGAAATCAAAGATCCAGTTTTGAATATTCTCCAACACTATTTTGAATTTGCATCACTTGAGACATTATCTGACAGAATGGGTCAAAGACAAATTTTAacaggtaattttattttatattatttcaattattcttattaaaaataatttattaaaaaaaataacacatttttgttctttttattgTAGATGTCATTGAAAAACTGCATgcaatagaagaagaagaacaagtagATGTTAAAAGAAAACCCACAAAAATACGAAGAATGGAATTAATACTCAAagagtaaaaaaatatacaacCAATTCATTTTTCATTTAGATATATAGTTATTAACAAAATACTATTAATTTTAGGAACATCGTGTTGAAAGTCATGTTGTGGAGAAATCTCTCAAATCagataaataaagaaattacaaCACAAATCAAGGGCCAAAAAATTGTTGCACTTACATCAACATTGGTTAGTGAATATAAAAGTatgatttttttcaaaaaattttaatttattgttttttttagttcaaagaattatattttatataatacatTAATTGACACAATACAATACGATCTTATTTTATATAAcctattatattataatattaggTGATTATTAGGTTAGCACAACTTCAAGTACAAAAATCTATATCAATCCAGAAATTGAAGAATTCACACAGCTGACTTATGGATATTTCATAACTAATAAATCTCtcaaaaattaattcatttatttctaatttatattatttattgatTATAGGAACCAGCTTCGCCAACACCAATATCATCAGACGAAGATCACATACCTATCAAGAGGttgaggagaaaaaaaaaacgataCAAATTCAAGACACGTTTTCGGAAGAAGACCATACATGCAAAGAGGGAGCAAACAACACAAAAGAAAATGCACACAACTCACCAATTCATAAGGAACATGCCTTCATAACAACCTATGACAGAAAGAAGAAAACAACAACTCTAACAACaaccaataaaaaaaaggaggaCGAGTGCCACATAAGAAGACCAATTCCATCGATTAAACCAAATACAAAAATCAATTCCAACATCCAAATACTTTGTACTACcatttcttttaaataaaataccatttaaatttatttttagtttatacatatttcatttaattctacacaacataataatttttagtatttattatatattattattaatttaccGTCCCGCGCATCGCGCAGGTCACATTCTAGTTGTAATTATTCTGACAACTTCTTCCTTAGTAAAGAATATTTGGGGAGggaattattaatattttaaaaattatacaatGATTTCTtctaaataataagataaattatttttattatggttaaaatattaattttagttaaatttaaataatttaaattattaatataattagtaaTTAGATTAAAATATCAACCAATTGAAATTAACCTATTATAGAAAATAAGATACATGTTATTTTAGAAAAGAGACACACACATTATTTGTTAATTACTTGACTCTGAACAAATTCAAATAACACACagatatattatttattaagtaCTTGATTCTGAACAAATTCAAATATTGGCGTGAACTAAAAATTTCTGCGATTGGattatttatttctattgtatgtataatttatttgtaataatttaaaaatatataacattatttttatattttaacaacTTGGATACCTGACTATTTTACTGGGGCAAATCGATCAAATGTACTACAACTAATAATGTATCATTTACCTTAAGTATCTTTTAAGAGGTAGTTAggtatattttcttgatctaaATTTTGTATAACATTTCTTATCTTAGTACAACCCTTCTGATCTTTCTTGTTTGCTTGATAATAGCAAAGTTTAATCAACAATGAACTTTGATTTAATAGGACAGAGGAATGTAGctgtttttaattaattgcttgTTCAATAGGATAGGATTTTATGTGCGATATTTAGACACTTCATAAGCAACAACTAATAATGCTTTATGTCATGATGCATGGATCTAGTTTTAATCACTCAGAATCACCATAATAtaaatcatcaacatatatatattttaggtTTATATGAGAACAACATTAAAAATTGTTTAGCTGCattcaaatacaaaaaatataataagaaaTTTTACAATCATATTAACATGAGACATTTTTATTGATCTCATGTGTAAAACTACTCTCCTCTGTAGTTATTGAAATTGTCTCATGTTTACTACCGGCAGATATATCTAAAGTTTTTATCAAAGACCTTTCAGGACAATACAACCCAGGCTTTGGAGGAAATGGCACGGACTCAAGTTCTCCATGTAACATTTCCACAACTTTACTCATTGATGGTCTTTGTGATGGATTTGGTTGAATACACCACAAACTAACTAATATAATCTTCTTTATCATATCATTATCTTCATCTGAGATATTGGAATGGCTACCAAGAATATTACCTTGGTCAAGATCCTCATATATCCAATCAGGAAAATACATTTCACTGCGATGTGATTCTTTACTGTTGAAGTTGTTTCTTTTTCCAAACAtctcaagaatcaacataccaTAACTATATACATCAGATTTATCAGAAATTCTCCCATATGCGCGACTAAAGATTTCTGGTGCAATGTAACCTGGAGTTCCTCTTGTGCCTAAAATAGATACATTACTCTCTTTCTTTTGACAGATTCGAGCTAGTCCAAAATCTGATATTTTTGGACAGAAATGTTCATCTAGAAGAATATTTTCAGGTTTTATATCAAGATGCAAAATTTTTGTTGTACATCCTTGATGCAAGTATTCTAACCCTTGAGCAATACCAATTGCAATTTTATGCAAAATACTCCAATCCAAACTACAAAAAGCCTTAGAAGATTCTGCTTTGTGGATGTATCTATCTAGAGAACCATTAGACATGAATTCATAAATAAGTGCTCTTTTGCCTTGATCATAACAAAATCCTAAAAGTGAGACAATATTCACATGAGATGTCCTACTAATACTAGCAACTTCATTTATGAATTCTTCTCCACTTCCCTTAGACTCAGTTAATATTTTCACTGCAACTTGACGACCATTAGTTAAACTTGCTTTGTATACAGTGCCATATCCACCTTGTCCAAGTTTATCACGAAATGAATTTGTCATTCTTTTCACTTCGGAATAACTACATCGCTTTGGTGCCAAAAATTCATAACCTTTTATAAAATCCTCGACGTGGTGATCATTGTATGTTGTCTTGAAGATAACCCCATAGATTAAATCAAGACACCTCTTGTTGTTGTAAATAACCAGAACAAGGATTATTATAATAACTCCAGCACTAGCTATCGATATAACTGTATACATATGAAAAAAATGGAGAACAATTACATATATACACTAACTTGGATCTTTAAAAGAATAGTCACAATAAGTATGAATAACATATTATTAAGTAGAAGGAAGTAGTATAGACATAAAAATAAACGACAATTCTTATTTTAACTCTcttttttttgataaatttgaaaaatactaCCAATTAGCCAATATCAATTCATATAAATCTtggatttattattttgaatttttgaaatattcaagtactttttattttttattatctcgGTAACTAACGAGATCATCTTTCTTTATTGttttctaaataaaattttgaagatGGACAGAATACTAACATAAATTTTGAGAACAAAATAACACCATATCAAGTTAGATACCTGACAACAGAAACAAAGTtaaaaatcatagaaaatcaATAAAGCTAATGCTACtaaaatagaaaaacacaaCTAGTAATTGTTAAATATGGTTTGATTTGCAAATTTGTAAAAGATAATTTGTAGTATTGTTTTTTcattaaattaaataactaaaaacGATAATTTGACATTAAAACTTTTCACTAAAAGATTCTTATATGCTACATGCAAAGGTAGGTGGAAGTACCTGTAATCAAAGGAGTTGAGATTCTATTGTTGGAAGCATTAGGAAAATCATTGTCTGTGGCAACAAAGTTGACCTTTGGTGAGAATTTGGGAATATTTCCAGCAAGGTGGTTGTTAGAGACATTCACAACTTCAAGTTCAGGCAATGTTGTCAATCCCTCAGGTATTTCACCCGTCAAATTATTCCCATCCAAATACAATTCCCGCAAATCAGTTAAATTGGCGAATGCAGGTGAGATTGTGCCCGTCAACTTCAGATTTGATAAATTCACCATTctgattttatttttgtcatCACAAgtaatgaaacgccaacctttACAGGCATTATTTCCTTTCCATGTACGTGCCAACAAAATTGGATACTTAAATTCCGCAGCAATTTGAAGCAAAATGGTCACTTTGTGATCACAAGGTCCAGGATCTTTGTGACAGAAGCCATTTGTGGTGTTAGCACCAAGATTCTCCATACTATCAAAACCACTCAAGGTAAGATTTGGTAGAGGACCTTGCAAAAAGTTATAGCCCAAATAAAGATATCCCAATTTTTGAAGAGCGATGAGCGAATCTGGAACCACACCTGTTAATTGATTGTGACCAAGTTGTAAATCTTGTAAAGCAGTGCAACGAGACATGTCAGGAATAGGTCCTGTAAACGAGTTCCCTTGAAGCCAGACTTGAAATAAGTCGAGCATGTTTGAAAGGACATCAATGGGACCCGAAAACCCGTTACCCTTCTGGTTATTGAGATGCAAGGTGGCAATCTTGGTCCCTCCGAAAGACTCTGGCAAGACACCGCTGAGGTTGTTGTTGGAAAGAAGAACAGTCTCCAAACTTGGCAAGGAGTGAAATATTTCTGGTAGAGAGCCCATGACATTTGTAGCAGTAAGATTGAGGTCTTTCAGTTGTGTGGAGTAAGTCAAGTTGGGGAAGGTCCATGGTGTGAGGTTGGTGTTGTTTCCCAACTTCAGCGACAACAAATAGGGTAGACCCTGAAAGCAACCTTGGGGGATGAAGGTAAGGTTGTTGTTGGAGAGAGAAACGGTATTCAAGTCGGGGAAGAAATGAGACAAGTTTAGTAGGGATCCCATGAGATTTGTAGCCTCGAGGTCGAGGTAGTAGAGTTGCAATGAGGAATGAGTCAAATCGAGGGGGAAGGTCCATGGTGGGAGGTTGGTATTGTTGGCCAAAGAGAGGCGACGTAAACTGGTTAGGTTGTGGAAGCAACCCTCAGGGATGGAGGAGAGGTTGTTGTTAGAAAGATCAAGATACTCCATATCTGGGAAGGAATGGGATATGTTTGGTAAGGAGGCCATGAGATTCGTAGAAGAGAGGTAGAGGGAACGGAGTTGGGAGGAGTGAGCAGTCAAATCGGTAGGAAAGTTCCATGGTGGGAGGTTGGTATTGTTTCTCAAGCTTAAGAACTGCAAACTAGTTAGACCATGGAAGCAACCATGAGGGATGGAGGTGAAGTTGTTGAAGCCGAGGTATATGTCTTGGAGGAAGGAGAGGTTGGCGAGAGAGGGAACAGGCCCACTCAGATTATTGTTGAAGAGATAGAGGGATGTGAGGTGGGAGAGGGAGTCGTTGAGGCCTGTAGGAACTGTTCCGGTCAGCGACATTGAACCGAGATAGATCACTTCAATCCTTCCACTTTGATCGTTGCAAGTCACGCCGGTCCACTGGCACATGTGGGTGGTGTTGGACCAGCCAGGGGGTTTGAGTGCATTCATAAGCTTCAACATGTATGCAGCTTCACCATCACCATCCTTGGACTCCACACAACCCAAGCACAGCAGAAGCATGCACAGACTAATAATGTCATTTTTGTATCTTGATTTCAGGTATGCCATCTATGCCTCCAATAATAATCCAGAGACACACGCCTATAAAATAATCAACAAACAACTTGTTAACTTTCACTACATCGATGCTCAATCATGCACCACCAAAACATATAATAATGAATGAAACAACTCCAAACTTCAACTAATAAAAAGTGAATTGATTTAACTTATATACTAATGCTATTATTATCAATAGCATTGTTAAATCTCATTCATTTTGCACTAA
This window contains:
- the LOC130975966 gene encoding receptor-like kinase TMK2, producing MAYLKSRYKNDIISLCMLLLCLGCVESKDGDGEAAYMLKLMNALKPPGWSNTTHMCQWTGVTCNDQSGRIEVIYLGSMSLTGTVPTGLNDSLSHLTSLYLFNNNLSGPVPSLANLSFLQDIYLGFNNFTSIPHGCFHGLTSLQFLSLRNNTNLPPWNFPTDLTAHSSQLHLNLTATNVMGSLPEIFHSLPSLETVLLSNNNLSGVLPESFGGTKIATLHLNNQKGNGFSGPIDVLSNMLDLFQVWLQGNSFTGPIPDMSRCTALQDLQLGHNQLTGVVPDSLIALQKLGYLYLGYNFLQGPLPNLTLSGFDSMENLGANTTNGFCHKDPGPCDHKVTILLQIAAEFKYPILLARTWKGNNACKGWRFITCDDKNKIRMVNLSNLKLTGTISPAFANLTDLRELYLDGNNLTGEIPEGLTTLPELEVVNVSNNHLAGNIPKFSPKVNFVATDNDFPNASNNRISTPLITVISIASAGVIIIILVLVIYNNKRCLDLIYGVIFKTTYNDHHVEDFIKGYEFLAPKRCSYSEVKRMTNSFRDKLGQGGYGTVYKASLTNGRQVAVKILTESKGSGEEFINEVASISRTSHVNIVSLLGFCYDQGKRALIYEFMSNGSLDRYIHKAESSKAFCSLDWSILHKIAIGIAQGLEYLHQGCTTKILHLDIKPENILLDEHFCPKISDFGLARICQKKESNVSILGTRGTPGYIAPEIFSRAYGRISDKSDVYSYGMLILEMFGKRNNFNSKESHRSEMYFPDWIYEDLDQGNILGSHSNISDEDNDMIKKIILVSLWCIQPNPSQRPSMSKVVEMLHGELESVPFPPKPGLYCPERSLIKTLDISAGSKHETISITTEESSFTHEINKNVSC